ATTGTCGCGTTCCACGAATGCGAGCCGGGTCAAGTTCGCCCCCTGGCAAGGACCGTCGATGCATTCACCGCTTTCGATCCGGAAGATCGCGCCGTGCATGCCGCAACGCAGATGGCTTCCATCAGGTGTGAAGAACTGGCCCTGGATATGATCGAGCAGTGCGCCGGCATGGGGACATTTGTTCAGATACAAGTGCAGTGCCCCGTCCCGGCGGACGGCGAAGATGTTCCGCTGCATGCCGTCGATACGGCCGACAAAGCCGCGCGCTTCCATCTCGGGGATATCGTCGGCTGCGCAGATGTGTTCCTGCGCCATCGCTATCAGCCGATCGCACCGGCGTCGCGCAGGTTGGCGATCCGGTCGTCGTCATAGCCGAGAACCTCACGCAGGACCTCATCGGTGTGCTGGCCGAGAAGGGGCGGGTGGTGGCGGTAGGCAACCGGTGTCTCGGACAGTTTTAGGGGGCTGGCAATCAGCGTGGCCCCGTCCGGCCCGGCGAGGGGGTGGGGTACGTTCACGACCATCTCGCGGGCCTTGACGTGCGGGTCTTCGAAGACCTGATCGAGGGTGTTGATCGGCCCGCAGCCGATCTTGTTGGCTTCGAGTTCGGCGAGCCAGTGGGCGGAGGGTTTCTTCTTCATGATCGCCTGAAGATGACCAACCACCTCGTCGCGATTGCGCACGCGTGAATCGTTGGTGGCGAATAACGGCTGATCGGCCAGCTCGGGTTCGCTGAGAATGCCTGCGAAGGTACGGAACTGATTGTCGTTGCCGACCGCCACCACGATGTGGCCGTCCGCGGTTTCGAAAACTTGGTAGGGGACGATGTTGGGGTGTGCATTGCCCAGGCGTTCGGCCTGTCCGGAATGCAGGAAGTTCATGCCCTGGTTCACCAGCCATGCCACCTGGGTGTCGAGCATGCCGATGTCGATATACTGTCCCTGGCCGGTGACGGCGGCATGACGCAGCGCGCCGTTAACGGCGACGGCCGCGAACATGCCTGACATGATGTCGGCGATCGGAACACCGACCTTTTGGGGCTCGCCATCGGCCTCACCGGTGATGGACATGATTCCGCCCATGCCCTGGATCAGGAAATCATAACCGGGACGTGCGGCATAGGGACCCGTCTGCCCGAACCCGGTGATCGAGCAATAGACCAGCCTTGGGTTCGCATCCTTGAGGTCGTCATAGGCCAGGCCGTATTTGGCCAGGTTCCCGGTCTTGAAGTTCTCGACGATCACGTCCGCCTTCAAAGCCAGTTCGCGCACGAGCGCCTGGCCGGTCTCGCTGGTGAGATCGACTTCGACGGAGCGCTTGTTGCGGTTGGCGCTCATGAAGTAGGCACTCTCGGAAGATTCCTCACCGTCGGGCCCCGCCATAAATGGGGGCGCAAAGCGTCGGGTGTCGTCACCGGCGCCGGGACGCTCGATCTTGATGACGTCGGCGCCCAGATCACCGAGCATCTGGGTGCAATAGGGGCCGGCCAGAACGCGCGTGAGATCGAGGACGGTTATGCCGGAAAGGGCGCCAACGGGATCAGACATGGGATTCACTCCGTGTGGGCCGCAACCTCTGGGAGGGCCGG
This is a stretch of genomic DNA from Alphaproteobacteria bacterium. It encodes these proteins:
- a CDS encoding CaiB/BaiF CoA-transferase family protein, translating into MSDPVGALSGITVLDLTRVLAGPYCTQMLGDLGADVIKIERPGAGDDTRRFAPPFMAGPDGEESSESAYFMSANRNKRSVEVDLTSETGQALVRELALKADVIVENFKTGNLAKYGLAYDDLKDANPRLVYCSITGFGQTGPYAARPGYDFLIQGMGGIMSITGEADGEPQKVGVPIADIMSGMFAAVAVNGALRHAAVTGQGQYIDIGMLDTQVAWLVNQGMNFLHSGQAERLGNAHPNIVPYQVFETADGHIVVAVGNDNQFRTFAGILSEPELADQPLFATNDSRVRNRDEVVGHLQAIMKKKPSAHWLAELEANKIGCGPINTLDQVFEDPHVKAREMVVNVPHPLAGPDGATLIASPLKLSETPVAYRHHPPLLGQHTDEVLREVLGYDDDRIANLRDAGAIG
- a CDS encoding Rieske (2Fe-2S) protein; amino-acid sequence: MAQEHICAADDIPEMEARGFVGRIDGMQRNIFAVRRDGALHLYLNKCPHAGALLDHIQGQFFTPDGSHLRCGMHGAIFRIESGECIDGPCQGANLTRLAFVERDNEIYLTGTIAE